TTACAACAGATTAAAAAAGCGAATGAAGTTACAGATGGATGGCACACTGAATTACGGACTCTATTCTCACCAAAGAGTTTCATCAGAAAGAATTAGAAACGACAACTCTCAATTTAACACATACAAACATCGTGGTTTGCCAAAAATTCCAGTTTGTAACCCAAGTTTAGAAGCAATTGAAGCTGCAATAAATCCTGCAAAAACAGATTATCTCTATTTTGTTAGGATAAAAGATACAAAAAGACACAAATTTTCAAAAAGTTATATTGAACATAAAAAAGCGATTGAGAGAAATAGGTAAAAATCCACCAGTTAAAAACTCTTTTCTAGTTTTTAAACGGTGGTGATTTTTTTTATTTTAAAATTTCCAAGAGAGTTTTGATGACATAATCTTGCTCATCAAAAGTTAATTTTGGGAAAAGCGGAAGAGAAAGAGCCTTATTGTAATATTTTTCCATTTGCGGTAGATACTCATCTCCATAGCCGAGATTTTTGTAAAATGGCTGTTTATTAATTGGCATGTAATGAAGTTGAATAAAAATATCTTTTTCTCTCAATTTCAAAAAAAGTTCCTCTTTGGAAATTTGCAAATTCTCAAAATCAATCTGCACAACAAAAATGTGATAAGCAGATTTTGGATTATATTTATAGAGTGGCTTAACAACTGTTTCCATAAATTTCTCTTCGTATCTCTTTACGAGTTCTCGCCGTTTTTCTAAAAATGAGTCAAGTTTTTTTAGCTGAGAAATTCCTAAAGCAGACTGAAAATCTGTAATTCGATAATTAAAACCTAAATCTCTCATCTCATATTCCCACGGTTTCATCTCCTCTGTTTTTACCATTCCATGATTTCGCAACTCTAAAAGTTTTTGATAAATCTCCTCAGAATTTGTTAAAACTGCTCCACCCTCGCCTGTTGTCATATTTTTAACTGGATGAAATGAGAGAACTGAAATTTCAGAAATTCCTGAAAATGGAACACCAATTGCATGAGCTGAATCCTCTAAAATTTTTATTCCAAAATCTTCTTTTATCTTTTGTAATTTTTCAAAATCGAGCGGATTTCCAGAGAAATGGACTCCAAAAAGTGCTTTTGCTCTCCCTTTTTCCAACTCTTCTCTTGCTAAATCTAAGTCAATATTTCCATCTTCTCCAATATCAATAAAAATAGGTTTTCCACCTGCATATAAAATAGAGTTTGAAGTTGCTAAAAATGAGTTTGGAGTTGTGATGACCTCATCG
This region of Thiovulum sp. ES genomic DNA includes:
- a CDS encoding UDP-4-keto-6-deoxy-N-acetylglucosamine 4-aminotransferase (PFAM: DegT/DnrJ/EryC1/StrS aminotransferase family~TIGRFAM: UDP-4-keto-6-deoxy-N-acetylglucosamine 4-aminotransferase), with product MIPYGKQTILEEDVRAVVEVLNSDFLTTGPKVREFENAICEYTGAKFCVAVSSATAGLHLSALALLKKGDEVITTPNSFLATSNSILYAGGKPIFIDIGEDGNIDLDLAREELEKGRAKALFGVHFSGNPLDFEKLQKIKEDFGIKILEDSAHAIGVPFSGISEISVLSFHPVKNMTTGEGGAVLTNSEEIYQKLLELRNHGMVKTEEMKPWEYEMRDLGFNYRITDFQSALGISQLKKLDSFLEKRRELVKRYEEKFMETVVKPLYKYNPKSAYHIFVVQIDFENLQISKEELFLKLREKDIFIQLHYMPINKQPFYKNLGYGDEYLPQMEKYYNKALSLPLFPKLTFDEQDYVIKTLLEILK